A genome region from Aptenodytes patagonicus chromosome 26, bAptPat1.pri.cur, whole genome shotgun sequence includes the following:
- the LOC143171142 gene encoding mucin-1-like, translated as MISTETTMETTTTDTTTTDTTTTDTTTTDTTTTTTTDTTTTETTDTTTTDTTTTETSTTDTTTMETITEMTTTPMTSAPNITISKNGSSNGTQTSVSSHTTVFPATGNTTNFQSSNSSAGNATANSTAAPISSSTAISHTNATANSSSWVTHFSTNTTNSTSVVPTSPTGGGTVIPISSTKGNRSSSTQVTPTQKTPVTALGSTASRQTPTAVPGSSSGPSPSKTTAVRLLLRVLLSFHILNRSFNESLRDPMSKDYRSLSHTVLTMFQYVFGCASCMGRQTYKGCSELHFSQGSVVVQSTLLFGHGNDTITSDTAAQQLKDKLDNNSVIMGLQLDRIQSTVEVMSPAPVPVVPDWAIALLVLVCILLLLSILTCLLMTTCTCRQKSRGKLDFFSTKDSYHPMAEYTPYQSHGRYVSPNSKPNPYNQVAGSNGTGAGTFTYTNPAAASDNL; from the exons ATGATCTCCACCGAGACCACCATGGAGACAACCACGACCGACACAACCACGACCGACACAACCACGACCGACACAACCACGACCGACACAACCACCACAACCACGACCGACACAACCACCACAGAGACGACCGACACAACCACGACCGACACAACCACCACAGAGACGTCCACCACTGACACGACCACCATGGAGACAATCACTGAGATGACCACCACCCCCATGACCTCTGCTCCAAACATCACAATCTCCAAAAACGGAAGCAGCAACGGGACCCAAACCTCTGTCTCCTCCCACACCACAGTCTTCCCTGCCACAGGCAACACCACAAACTTCCAGTCCAGCAACAGCTCCGCGGGCAACGCCACAGCCAACAGCACCGCAGCGCCTATCTCTAGCAGCACTGCCATCTCCCACACCAATGccactgcaaacagcagcagctgggtcACCCACTTCAGCACCAACACAACCAACAGCACCTCTGTGGTTCCCACCTCCCCCACAGGTGGTGGCACGGTGATCCCCATCTCCAGCACCAAAGgcaacaggagcagcagcactcAGGTCACCCCCACGCAGAAAACCCCTGTCACCGCTCTGGGCAGCACAGCTTCCAGGCAGACCCCCACAGctgtgcctggcagcagcagtggtCCCAGCCCCAGCAAAACCACCGCGGTCCGACTGCTCCTCCGCGTCCTGCTGTCCTTCCACATCCTCAACAGGAGCTTCAACGAGAGCCTGCGCGATCCCATGTCGAAGGATTACAGGAGCCTGAGTCACACTGTCTTGACCATG TTCCAATATGTCTTCGGCTGTGCGAGTTGCATGGGCAGGCAGACCTACAAGGGATGCAGTGAGCTCCATTTCAG CCAAGGCTCGGTGGTGGTGCAGTCCACCCTCCTGTTTGGGCACGGCAATGACACCATCACCAGCGACACCGCTGCGCAGCAGCTGAAGGACAAGCTGGACAACAACAGCGTCATCATGGGCCTGCAGCTGGACAGAATCCAGA GCACTGTGGAGGTGATGTCCCCAGCACCGGTGCCTGTGGTCCCGGATTGGGCCATTGCTTTGCTGGTCCTGGtctgcatcctgctgctgctgagcatccTCACCTGCCTTCTGATG acCACCTGCACCTGCCGCCAGAAAAGCCGAGGGAAGCTGGACTTCTTCAGCACGAAGGACTCCTACCACCCCATGGCCGAGTACACCCCGTACCAGAGCCATGGGCGCTACGTGTCACCCAACAGCAAGCCCAACCCCTACAACCAG GTGGCTGGCAGCAACGGCACGGGAGCCGGCACCTTCACCTACACCAACCCTGCCGCTGCCTCTGACAACCTCTGA